In Janthinobacterium rivuli, a single genomic region encodes these proteins:
- a CDS encoding UbiX family flavin prenyltransferase → MPDSQTQRPRRIVVAITGATGAVYGLRLLQLLGAIPGVETHLVLSDAAVLTLHQETGVGRKDIEAQAHVVHKLRDIGASIASGSFQSDGMVVAPCSMKTLAAVAHGLSDNLITRAADVVLKERRRLILMVRETPFNLAHLRNMTAVTEMGGIIFPPLPSFYHHPQSIAEMVDHTVARVIDLLGIEHSLAPRWNGLKASET, encoded by the coding sequence ATGCCTGATAGCCAAACGCAGCGGCCGCGCCGTATCGTCGTGGCCATCACGGGCGCCACGGGCGCCGTGTATGGCTTGCGGCTGCTGCAATTACTCGGCGCCATCCCCGGCGTCGAGACGCATCTGGTCTTGTCGGATGCGGCCGTACTGACCCTGCACCAGGAAACGGGCGTGGGGCGCAAGGACATCGAAGCGCAGGCGCACGTGGTGCACAAGCTGCGCGACATCGGCGCCTCTATCGCCAGCGGCTCGTTTCAATCGGATGGCATGGTCGTCGCACCGTGCTCGATGAAGACCCTGGCGGCCGTGGCGCATGGCCTGTCGGATAATTTGATCACGCGGGCAGCCGACGTGGTGCTCAAAGAGCGCCGCCGCCTGATTTTGATGGTGCGCGAAACGCCGTTCAACCTGGCGCACCTGCGCAATATGACAGCCGTGACCGAAATGGGCGGCATCATCTTCCCGCCCTTACCGAGCTTCTACCACCACCCGCAAAGCATCGCGGAAATGGTCGACCATACGGTGGCGCGCGTCATCGACCTGCTCGGCATCGAGCACAGCCTGGCGCCGCGGTGGAATGGTCTTAAAGCGTCAGAAACCTGA
- the grxD gene encoding Grx4 family monothiol glutaredoxin, with product MSDVQTWIKETVTSTPVVLFMKGTAQFPQCGFSGRAIQILKACGVENIATVNVLDDPEVRQGIKDYSNWPTIPQLYVKGEFIGGSDIMNEMFESGELKSLLDA from the coding sequence ATGAGCGACGTACAAACCTGGATCAAAGAAACCGTGACGAGCACGCCAGTCGTGCTGTTCATGAAGGGCACGGCCCAATTCCCGCAGTGCGGCTTTTCCGGCCGCGCCATCCAGATCCTGAAAGCGTGCGGCGTGGAAAACATCGCTACCGTCAACGTGCTGGATGACCCGGAAGTGCGCCAGGGCATCAAGGATTACTCGAACTGGCCTACCATTCCGCAGCTGTATGTCAAAGGCGAGTTCATCGGTGGTTCCGATATCATGAATGAAATGTTTGAATCGGGCGAACTGAAGTCCCTGCTGGATGCCTGA
- a CDS encoding MerR family transcriptional regulator, translating to MTTYTITELAREFDITARAIRFYEDQGLLSPKREGAGGRSRVYTPRDRTRLKLTLRGKRLGLALSEIKSLVDMYESPKDTRAQMDRFLGVLAQHRQTLEQQRIDIEMALAEISAHEDACARMLADSNLDKAQTN from the coding sequence ATGACGACCTATACCATTACCGAACTGGCGCGGGAATTCGACATCACGGCGCGCGCCATCCGCTTCTATGAAGACCAGGGCTTGCTCAGTCCGAAACGCGAAGGCGCCGGCGGGCGCAGCCGCGTCTACACGCCGCGCGACCGCACCCGCCTGAAGCTGACCCTGCGCGGCAAGCGCCTGGGCCTGGCGCTGTCGGAAATCAAGAGCCTGGTCGACATGTACGAATCGCCGAAGGACACGCGCGCGCAGATGGACCGCTTCCTGGGCGTGCTGGCGCAGCACCGGCAGACCTTGGAACAGCAGCGCATCGATATCGAAATGGCGCTGGCGGAAATCAGCGCACATGAAGACGCTTGCGCGCGCATGCTGGCGGACTCGAACCTTGATAAGGCGCAAACAAACTAA